The stretch of DNA TCACCCATGTGGGGCGGCCATGGTTGCACTGGCCTGACCTTGGGGTCACCTCCATCTCGCGCAGCAGGGCGTTCATCTCGGCCACATTGAGCACGCGGCCCGCGCGCACGCTGCCATGGCAGGCCATCGTCGCGAGCACCAGATCGAGCCGCTCTTCCAACAGCAGCGCCGCGCCATTGGCGGCCAGATCGTCGGCCACATCGCGCACCAGCGCCTGCACATTGCCCTTGCCCAGAGCCGCAGGCACGGAACGCACCAGCATCGCGGTCGGACCGAAACGCTCCAGCGCCAGACCGAAACCCGCCAGCACATCGGCGGCTTCCTCAAGACGGTCGCAATCGACCTCTTCCAACTCGACGACCTCGGGGATCAGCAGGGCCTGCGCCGCCGAGACCTTGTCTCCCGCCCCGCCCGCGCGCAGACGCTCCAGCACGATACGCTCATGCGCGGCATGCTGGTCGACGATCACCAGGCCGTCACTGGCCTCGGCGATGATATAGGTTTCGGCCACCTGACCACGCGCCACCCCCAGCGGATGCTCCACAGCTTGGGGAACCGGCGCCTCGGCGACTTCGGCACGGCCCATCAGCGCAGGCTGAGCGGGCGGCGCCATCACCTGCGCCTCATAGCCGCGCCATGCCGCCCCGGCCTCGCTCACCCGGTTGGCGGGCGGGGTGAAACCGGGCGTCGGCGCATACTGCCGGGCAAACAGGCTTTCCAAGCGGGGCTGCACCGGAGCAATCGGCTCCACTTGCCAACTGGCCATCGCGGGCGCGGCGGGGGTCTGGGCCGATTTTTGCCCGGCGCCCTCCAGCGCATGGCGAAGGCCCGAGACGATAAAGCCGCGCACAAAGGCCGGATCGCGGAAGCGCACCTCGGTCTTCGCGGGATGGACGTTCACATCGACATCGGGCGGCGGCACATCGAGGAACAGCGCCAGCACCGCATGGCGATCGCGCGCCAGCATATCGGCATAGGCGCCGCGCACCGCGCCCACCAGCAGCTTGTCGCGCACCGGGCGGCCATTGACAAAGAGATACTGATGATCCGCCACCCCCCGGTTAAAGGTGGGTAGGCCAGCGACGCCCGTTAACCGAACATCGCCGCGTTCCAGATCGATCACCACGCCATCGTCGGCCAGTTCGCGCGCCACAATGCGCGCCACGCGCTGAGGCGCGGTTTCGCCCGGCTGCACCGCCAGCACGCGGCGTCCGTCATGTTCCAGCACGAAGCCCACATCGGGGCGCGCCATGGCCAGACGCTTCACCACATCGAGGCAGGCGGCATATTCGCTGCGGGGGCTGCGCAGAAACTTGCGCCGCGCCGGGATCTTGCCGAACAGATCCTCGACCCGGATGCGCGTGCCCGGCGGCAAAGCGGCAGGCCCTTCGTCCGTCACCGCGCCATGATCGACCACCCGGCGCCAGCCCTCGCTGCTGCCGCGCACCCGGCTTTCCACCGTCAGCCGCGCCACCGAGGCGATGGAGGGCAAGGCCTCGCCCCGGAAACCAAGGGTGGCGACCAGCTCGATCGCCTCATCCGGCAGCTTGGAGGTGGCATGGCGCTCCAGCGCCAGCGCCATATCGTCGCTGGTCATGCCGCAGCCGTCGTCGGTCACCTGAATGCCATCCAGACCGCCCTGCGTTAGCGCGATGGTGATCTGGCGCGATCCGGCGTCGATGGCGTTCTCCACCAGCTCTTTCAGGGCCGAGGCGGGGCGCTCCACCACCTCGCCGGCGGCAATGCGGTTGACCAGCGTATCGGGCAGGCGGCGAATGACGGGCATGGCAGACATCGCGCCTCTATAGTCGATTGCGTCGCGAAGGGCACGGCTGCAAAATCAGCTTTCCACCATCGCCCCCGAGACATGGTCGAAAACCTCTGATGCCGCAGTGCGATAACGCCCTAGCCCGGCTCGTGCTCCAACGGCGATGAAGCGGTTTTCGAATGCGCCAGAGTGGTGCATCATTTCGCACCTGCATGAACAAATTTTTTCCCCTTTTGCGCCGCTTGCGCTAAGGAGCCGCGATCACCCGCAACGCTCTGCCGGTTCCGCCCCGCCCTTCTTGGGAAAGAACCGACAATTTCACGGATTTTTCAATGCCGTCCATCCTTCAGCGATTCTTCAAGTTCGGTTCGCAAAACATGGCCATCGACCTCGGCACAGCGAATACGCTGGTCTATGTCCAGGATCGGGGCATCGTTCTTAACGAACCCAGCGTGGTGGCCATTGAAACCATCAACGGCGTCAAATCGGTGAAAGCCGTGGGTGACGATGCCAAGATGATGATGGGCAAGACCCCCGACAACATCGAGGCCATCCGCCCGATGCGTGACGGCGTGATCGCCGACATCGAAATCGCCGAAGAAATGATCAAGCATTTCATCCGCAAGGTGCATGGCAAGCGCAGCCTGCTCAACTATCCCGAGATCGTGATCTGCGTCCCCTCGGGCAGCACCAGCGTGGAACGCCGCGCGATTCGCGACGCCGCCAGCAATGCCGGCGCCAGCGCGGTCTATCTGATCCTGGAGCCCATGGCCGCCGCCATCGGCGCCGACATGCCCGTCACCGAGCCGGTCGGCTCGATGGTGGTCGACATCGGCGGCGGCACGACCGAGGTCGCGGTGCTCTCGCTGCGCGGGCTGGCCTACACCACCAGCGTGCGCGTGGGTGGCGACAAGATGGACGAGGCCATCGTCTCCTATGTGCGCCGCCATCACAATCTGCTGATCGGCGAAGCCACGGCGGAACGCATCAAGAAGGATTACGGCATTGCCCGCGTGCCCGCCGACGGCGTGGGTGAGACGATCAACCTCAAGGGTCGCGATCTGGTCAATGGCGTGCCCAAGGAAATCACCATCAGCCAGGCGAACATCGCCGAGGCGCTGGCCGAACCCATCGGCCAGATCGTCGAGGGCGTGCGCATCGCTCTGGAAAACACCCAGCCCGAGCTGGCGGCCGACATCGTCGATCAGGGCATCATGCTGACGGGCGGCGGCGCGCTGATCAAGGGTCTGGACGAATATCTGCGCGAAGAGACCGGCCTGCCCGTCTCGATCGCCGAAGATCCGCTGTCCTGCGTCGCGCTTGGCACCGGCCGCGCGATGGAAGACCCGATCTATCGCGGCGTGCTGATGAACGCCTGATCGGCACAGACTGCCGTGTTGATCGCCCGCCGCTCTTGCGGTGGCGGGCAAGACAGGTTTTGAAAGACCCCCGCCCGGCGTAATGTTGCGCGCCGGGCCGATAAGCAAGGAATGGGATCCGCCATGGCGCCGCCAGTCAACCGGCGCACCAGCTATTCGCGCAAGGCGCAATACAGCACATTCGCGGCCTATGTCGCCGGCGTGTTGGGTGTGCTGGGCGGCGGGGCGGTGCTGGCCAGTTCGGTGTTCGGGCATTCGGCCTTCGGCTGGATGCATATGCTGGCTGCCGATGTGGAAGCACCGGCAGCGCGGATCGGCGCGCAGACCCGCGCGGGTGCGGGCAGCGTGCTGGATGTCGCGGGTGGCTTTCTGACCTCTGGCGCTGAAAACGCCCGTCTGCGCCGCGAAGTCGCTCTGGCGCGCACCCGTGCCATCGAAGCCCAGGCCATGGTGGATGAAAACCGCCGCCTGAAAGACCAGCTCCACCTGCTGAGCGACACGCCCCAGCCTTTGGCCAACGCCTGGCTGATCGCCTCGAGCGCCTCTTCCACGCGCCGCTATGCGACGATTTCGGCGGGCAGCGCCCAGGGCGTCCAGCCCGGCATGCCGGTGCGCACCGCTCAGGGGCTGGTGGGCCGCGTGCTCGAAGTCGGCCATGGCGCCGCGCGCATCCTGCTGGTCACCGACACCGAAAGCACCGTCCCCGTGCGCCGCGCCAGCGACGGCACCCCCGCCTTCATCAACGGCAAGGGCGACGGCACGCTTCAGGTCCGCCTGCTGTCGCTGGGGCTCAATCCGCTCAAGAAGGGCGATGTTTTTGTCACCTCGGGCGCGGGCGGGCTCTATTGGCCAGGCACGCCGATGGCCATGGTCGTCACGCTGACGCATGATGGCGCCATCGCCCGTCCCTTGAGCGATCCGGCCGCCAGCGAGATGGTCGCGGTGCAACCCGCCTGGGAGCCGACCTCCGACCCGACCCTGCCGCCGCCCGCCCCCGATGTGCCCCCTCCGCCGCCCAAGAAGCCCAAGGCACACCCCAAGGCGTCGAATGGCACCAAGACCGGCAAGCCGGGCGCGGCGGGTGAAAAGCATCATCCATGATGCCTGCTCGCGCGAAGAAACCAAAGCTGGTCGCCGTTTCGATGCCGTGGCTGGCCTATGCCACGCCATGGGTGGCGATCATGCTCGCCTCCTGCCTGCCACTGTGGCCGGTGATCGCCTCGGCGCCGGTGATGCCGCCCTTCGGCTATCTGATGCTGCTGGCCTGGCGCCAGTTGCGCCCCGGCCTGCTGCCGGTATGGTGCGGCGCCTTGCTGGGTCTGTTCGACGATATGGTCAGCGGCCAGCCCATGGGCAGCGCGATCACCTTGTGGTCGGCCACCATGCTGGCGCTCGATGTGATCGAGGCGCGCTTTCCCTGGCGTAATTTCCTCACCGAATGGCTGGTGGCGGCCGTGATGATCGCCATCTACATCCTGCTTGGCCTCGGCATTGCCAATGCCGGCGGCGGTGCGGTGCTGCCAGTCGTGGTCGCGCCGCAAATCGGCCTGTCGATCCTTGTCTATCCCCTCGTCGGGCGTACTGTGGCGGCCATCGACCGCTGGCGCCTGCGGCGTTATCGCGTGACCGCCTGATGCCCAAGCATATTACCCCTGCCACACTGCGCAATTCCTTCGACCGGCGCAGCATCATTCTGGGCACGCTTCAGGGCGGCATCGGTGTCGCTCTGGCGACGCGTCTGGGCTATCTGGCGCTGTTCGAAAACGCCCGCTATCAGATGATGAGCGAGAGCAACCGCGTCAATCTCTCGCTGATCCCGCCGCGCCGGGGCTGGATTCTCGACCGCAACGGCCAGCCCATCGCCAGCAACCGCGCCGATTTCCGCGTCGACATCATCCCCGATCGCCTGATCGACAAGGACAAGACGCTCGAGGAACTGGCGCATATCCTGCAACTGACGCCCATCGACCTGCAGGACATCAAGGACAAGCTGGAGAAGGCGCGCGGCTTTCAGCCTGTGGCGGCGGGCGAGCACCTTTCCGCCGATCTCTATGCGGCGGTGTCGGTGCGCCAGCCCGATCTGCCCGGCATCATCCCGCAGCGCAGCTTCTCGCGCTTCTATCCCGGCGGGCCCTGCGTGGGCCATCTGGTGGGCTATGTCGGCGCCGCCAATGCCGAGGATTACGCCAAGGAGCATAATCCGCTGCTGATCACGCCGGGCTTCAAGATCGGCAAGGATGGCCTCGAAAAGCGTTACGACGCCGAATTGCGCGGCACACCGGGCGCCCGCCGCTCGGAAGTGACCGCAGGCGGCAAGATCGTGCGCGACCTCGACACGCGCGAGGATATTCCGGGCAAGCCGATCCATCTCACCATCGACGCGGGCGTTCAGGACTATGCCGCCCGGCGCCTTGGCACCGACAGCGGCGCCGTGGTGGTGATGGATGTCCATACCGGCGACATTCTGGCCTTCGTCTCGATGCCCAGCTTCGATCCCAACAGCTTCACCGATGGCGTGGGGCGCCTGGAATGGAAGATGCTGGCCGATGACGATCATGTGCCGCTGCGCAACAAGATCCTGCACGGCCTGTTCCCGCCTGGATCGACGGTGAAGCCCACAGTCGCCCTCTCCTTCCTGGAGGCGGGGCTGGACCCCAATGAGTCCGTCAACTGCAATGGCGGGCTTCAGGTGGGCAACCGCGTGTTCCACTGCTGGCAGCACCATGGCCATGGCCCCACCAACATGTGGAAGGGCATCTATCAGTCCTGCGACGTCTATTTCTATTATTTCGCGCAGAAGATCGGCATGGATAACATCGCCCGGATGATGCACCGCATGGGCTATGGCGGCAAGTTCGATCTGCCCTTCCCCAACCAGTCCTTCGGCACCGTGCCCGATCCGGCCTGGAAGGAGAAGAAGTACAAGAAGCCCTGGGCCATCTATGACACGGTGAACGCCACCATCGGCCAGGGCTATATGCTGGTGAACCCCTTGCAGCAGGCGGTGGCGGCCAGTCGCATCGCCAGCGGCAACATCGTGTTCCCGCGCCTGATGGCCAATGATCCGATCCGCGCCAGCGAGCCCTTCGGCGTGCCCAAGGAGCATCTCGACGTGATCCGTTCGGGCATGTTCGAGGTGGTGAACGGGCGCGGTTCGGCAAAGGAAGCGCGTCTGCCCTTCCCCAACATCCAGATGGCGGGCAAGACCGGCACGGCGCAGGTCGTTGGCCTCAACATGAACGGCGGCAACGGCAAGATCGGCGCGTGGAAGCACCGCGACCACGGCCATTTCATCTGCTTCGCGCCTTTCGACAATCCGAAATATGCCTGCGCGGTGCTGATGGAGCATGGCGGCAGCTCGCACGCAGCCTTCCCGGTGGCGCGCGACATCATGACCTATCTCTTCGACAAGCAGAAGGGCATGGATGTGCTGGCGCCGCTGGAAAAGGGCTGGGGTGGCACGCCTCAGGAACGCATGGCCGCCAAATATCGCAGCTATGCCGCGCAATATGGCGTTTCGGCGCCTCAGGTCGACAACAGCGATCAGGCGGTGGAAAGCGCCGTGGAAGGCACTGCCGAAAACGCCCAGCCTCCGCAGCCGATCCAGTCCGATGCGGCCAGCCCGGCGCCCGAACCGGCTGGTGAAGCCCCGCCGCCGCCTGTCGCCGCGCCCGCACCGGCCCCCGCACCCGTCAAACCCGCAGGCCAGCCATGAGCAGCCCCAGCCGTTCGATCATCCCCGAACCGCTGCGCCGCCTGCCCTGGCAGGTGCTGGGCGCGCTGGGCCTGCTGACGCTGTTCGGCTCGGCAGTGCTCTATTCGGCGGCCGGTGGCAGGCTGGGCC from Novosphingobium sp. encodes:
- the mutL gene encoding DNA mismatch repair endonuclease MutL, with product MPVIRRLPDTLVNRIAAGEVVERPASALKELVENAIDAGSRQITIALTQGGLDGIQVTDDGCGMTSDDMALALERHATSKLPDEAIELVATLGFRGEALPSIASVARLTVESRVRGSSEGWRRVVDHGAVTDEGPAALPPGTRIRVEDLFGKIPARRKFLRSPRSEYAACLDVVKRLAMARPDVGFVLEHDGRRVLAVQPGETAPQRVARIVARELADDGVVIDLERGDVRLTGVAGLPTFNRGVADHQYLFVNGRPVRDKLLVGAVRGAYADMLARDRHAVLALFLDVPPPDVDVNVHPAKTEVRFRDPAFVRGFIVSGLRHALEGAGQKSAQTPAAPAMASWQVEPIAPVQPRLESLFARQYAPTPGFTPPANRVSEAGAAWRGYEAQVMAPPAQPALMGRAEVAEAPVPQAVEHPLGVARGQVAETYIIAEASDGLVIVDQHAAHERIVLERLRAGGAGDKVSAAQALLIPEVVELEEVDCDRLEEAADVLAGFGLALERFGPTAMLVRSVPAALGKGNVQALVRDVADDLAANGAALLLEERLDLVLATMACHGSVRAGRVLNVAEMNALLREMEVTPRSGQCNHGRPTWVKLAHGDIEKLFGRK
- a CDS encoding rod shape-determining protein, with the translated sequence MPSILQRFFKFGSQNMAIDLGTANTLVYVQDRGIVLNEPSVVAIETINGVKSVKAVGDDAKMMMGKTPDNIEAIRPMRDGVIADIEIAEEMIKHFIRKVHGKRSLLNYPEIVICVPSGSTSVERRAIRDAASNAGASAVYLILEPMAAAIGADMPVTEPVGSMVVDIGGGTTEVAVLSLRGLAYTTSVRVGGDKMDEAIVSYVRRHHNLLIGEATAERIKKDYGIARVPADGVGETINLKGRDLVNGVPKEITISQANIAEALAEPIGQIVEGVRIALENTQPELAADIVDQGIMLTGGGALIKGLDEYLREETGLPVSIAEDPLSCVALGTGRAMEDPIYRGVLMNA
- the mreC gene encoding rod shape-determining protein MreC, with product MAPPVNRRTSYSRKAQYSTFAAYVAGVLGVLGGGAVLASSVFGHSAFGWMHMLAADVEAPAARIGAQTRAGAGSVLDVAGGFLTSGAENARLRREVALARTRAIEAQAMVDENRRLKDQLHLLSDTPQPLANAWLIASSASSTRRYATISAGSAQGVQPGMPVRTAQGLVGRVLEVGHGAARILLVTDTESTVPVRRASDGTPAFINGKGDGTLQVRLLSLGLNPLKKGDVFVTSGAGGLYWPGTPMAMVVTLTHDGAIARPLSDPAASEMVAVQPAWEPTSDPTLPPPAPDVPPPPPKKPKAHPKASNGTKTGKPGAAGEKHHP
- the mreD gene encoding rod shape-determining protein MreD gives rise to the protein MMPARAKKPKLVAVSMPWLAYATPWVAIMLASCLPLWPVIASAPVMPPFGYLMLLAWRQLRPGLLPVWCGALLGLFDDMVSGQPMGSAITLWSATMLALDVIEARFPWRNFLTEWLVAAVMIAIYILLGLGIANAGGGAVLPVVVAPQIGLSILVYPLVGRTVAAIDRWRLRRYRVTA
- the mrdA gene encoding penicillin-binding protein 2, with amino-acid sequence MPKHITPATLRNSFDRRSIILGTLQGGIGVALATRLGYLALFENARYQMMSESNRVNLSLIPPRRGWILDRNGQPIASNRADFRVDIIPDRLIDKDKTLEELAHILQLTPIDLQDIKDKLEKARGFQPVAAGEHLSADLYAAVSVRQPDLPGIIPQRSFSRFYPGGPCVGHLVGYVGAANAEDYAKEHNPLLITPGFKIGKDGLEKRYDAELRGTPGARRSEVTAGGKIVRDLDTREDIPGKPIHLTIDAGVQDYAARRLGTDSGAVVVMDVHTGDILAFVSMPSFDPNSFTDGVGRLEWKMLADDDHVPLRNKILHGLFPPGSTVKPTVALSFLEAGLDPNESVNCNGGLQVGNRVFHCWQHHGHGPTNMWKGIYQSCDVYFYYFAQKIGMDNIARMMHRMGYGGKFDLPFPNQSFGTVPDPAWKEKKYKKPWAIYDTVNATIGQGYMLVNPLQQAVAASRIASGNIVFPRLMANDPIRASEPFGVPKEHLDVIRSGMFEVVNGRGSAKEARLPFPNIQMAGKTGTAQVVGLNMNGGNGKIGAWKHRDHGHFICFAPFDNPKYACAVLMEHGGSSHAAFPVARDIMTYLFDKQKGMDVLAPLEKGWGGTPQERMAAKYRSYAAQYGVSAPQVDNSDQAVESAVEGTAENAQPPQPIQSDAASPAPEPAGEAPPPPVAAPAPAPAPVKPAGQP